The DNA window TACACATTGAGGATGTGCTCGAAATCCGCCGTCGGTAATTTTCCGGTGTCACTGTACAGTCGAGGTGTCTTGGATGCGTAGATAAATAACGAAGAGAGGAAACTGGGAAATCGAATCAATCGTAACTATTATTACTGATCCAATTCTCTATCGATTGGAATCACATATGAGTGAAAGTCTCAGCCGAAGTGAAGAGTCCCAACAGTCGGACTCATCGGCTAAAGAATATCGAGAACCGCCGCAAACGTTTGTGGGTATACTAAAGTATTTAGGACCAGCGTTTGCGACGCTGGCGATCACCATCGGGTCCGGTGAACTGATCGCGACGACGGCCGCGGGTGCCGAAGTCGGGATCGTCGTACTGTGGTTTCTAATTATCAGCCTTTTCGTCAAGATCGGAATTCAGTACATTATTGCCAAGTATGCAATGATCGAGAACAAGACCCCTCACCAGATCTTCGATGAAATACCGGGCGAGATATTTGGACACAGTTGGAGTTACTGGTTCATCGTGATCAAGTGGTTCTTTTCGGACAATATCCAGTACATGGGTGTGTTCTTCGGAGCTGCAGTGCTGCTCCACCACCTGGTAGGACAGACGATCCCGATCTTCTTTACAACGCTCCTCGTTCTCCTCGGCGTGACGATACCTGCATTGAGAGACTACGATTTCGTTGAGGATTTCTCTACGATACTCGTCTTGGTGCTGGTCGCGCTGACGCTCGCTGCGGCGGTGCTCTCGTTTATCTCTCCGTTCAGGCTGTCAGCCGGAGACATCGCGTATGGACTATCCTTTACCATCCCTGATAATGGATATTACATCATCTTCGGAACGATCGGGATAACCGGCGTTGGAGCGGGGGAGATCATCGGTTACGTGTTGTTCGTCAACGACGCGGGCTACGGCAAACTTGCTGGTCCAAGGGACTCAGATGGATGGAAGGACCGAATGCAGGGATGGCTCCGAGTGCTGAGAGCTGACGTGTTCTTGAACGTGTTCCTCGCGGCTATCGTCACGGTTTCGTTTTTCATCGTCGGATCATCGATTCTCGCCAACTCGGGATCGTATCCTGATGGGCCTCAACTAGCTGTCTATCTCGCTGGTGCGTACGAGCAGTTGTTCGGTCCGGTCGGCTACTGGATACTGATCGTCGGTGGATTCTTCGCTCTTTATTCGACCATCTTCGGTAAACTCAATTTGCTTACCGAGGTATGGCCAGATATCCTGAATCAAACCGAGCGGTGGAATGACCTCGATATGCGGAAAGTTAGTCTGTTCATCGGCGTTGTTTCGCCGATCATCTGGCTACTGGGTGGCACGATCACCGGCTCGATCACCGGGCTCCTGTTCCTCGGTGGATTCATCAACACGATGGCGCTGTTTCCAGAGATCGTCACTGCCATGTGGATCCTGTACAACGACTCCGAGCGAGACCCGATGTTCCAGTTTTCATTGCCAGCCAAGTCTCTCGGCTGGATCTCTCTTATTGCCACGTTCGGGATGCTCGCAGCCGTGCTTGTGCTCCAGATTCCGGCCTGATTAGAGGCTTCGGAACTGTTCGTGCTGGCAAGTAGTGTCGACCCCTTCTAAAAGCCACGGCGAGATCTAGGCTGTTCGATACTGAACTTTTCCTACGGCAACATCAATGAAGCGCCATTGAGACGGTGCCCACCCGAAGATAGTTTTTTGACAGTGTGTATTCAAACTACACTCGCGATGGAAACCATACTGATCGTCGTGACTGGTGAGAAGCCAAATAAGAAGTTGCTAGCAGATGCAAAACGATACGCAACTGGTATCGAATCGCAGGTAGTCCTCTGTGACATTCGTGAGGAAGGATTCCACCAAAACAGCATCCAGCGGCACAGCAAGGTGGGACGCGAGGCTGAAGAGATCGACCAGTATGCCGCCGAGACGGCTGCAGCCGAGATCGCTGAGGATGCTTTCGGTGACGAAATCCCGTACGAGGTAGTCGGTGTTCCCACAGAGAGCGCCAGTACAGTCCTAGAGATCGCCGAGGAATACGGCTGTGACCGCGTCTTCATCGATGCTCGGAAGCGAACGGCGGTAGGAAAGGCTATCTTCGGGGACCTCGCACAAACGATAATACTCCAGTTTGACGGACCAGTGACCGTAACAACTGAATCATGAAACGCACTCCATCCCGTAATAATACATAGAATACAACTAACAAAATGATGAAATAAAGTTCCGGATATTCGACGCCAAATCGATCGTCTCGTGTAGCTCAATAACACACAGCATTCCCTGGCTGAACTGTTTCTTAAATAAATCATCAGTGAGATGGATAAACTTGGAGTCGATCCATCTCAGTTGTCGGAGATGGCCGATCGCTACACCGGTGGTTGATGCGCCGTTAGTTTTTGTCTCTATCTTTTATGGAAATCACCTGATGAGACGGTTGATATCATCATCCAACTGTCTATAAAGTTCTTCAGCTTTCGCTTCTTCTTCTGGTGCCAACGGTCGTATCGGTTCGCGCACGGCTCCGCCGTGAAGGCCAGCGAGCTCAAGCCCTTTCTTAACAGCTGGGACGCTGGCCGCGCCGGGGATAGTGTTGTTCTGTCCCGTTTCATCTCTTAGATTTTGATATGGAAGGCAGATATCACGGAGAACTCGGGCCTGTTCCCAGTTTTCTGCTGAGAGCGCATCAAACAGTTCCAACCCGATCTCAGGACGGAAGTTACTGACACCTGCCGAGAATCCTTCGACACCTTCTGCCCAGTAGGCGACTGCATACGGTTCTGCGAGACCGTCGATCCACACTACATCATCAGCACCTGCATTTATACCTGCGCCGAGTTTTACTGGATCCTCCAGTGCATACTTGATTCCAATAACGCTCTCAAGTCTGGTCAGGTCGGCCAGATACTTCACCGATGGAGTAAACCCACGAACATACGGGACCAAAGGTGTTTCCGTCACCGAAGCGAGATCACGGTAGTAGTTTAGTAATCCTCGTTCATGGATGTACGAATGGTCCGGCGGCATGATCATCATCGCATCGACACCGATCTGGTCATACGCACGAATCAGTGTTTGTGCAGTCGCTGTACTCCCGCCAACACCGGCAAGGACACACGCATCCGATGGGAGCGCGTCGACGCTTGACTCTGTCACAGCGATGCGCTCGTCCTGCGACAGAGAGTGATATTCGCTGATGTTGGCAGACGCCAGAAACGTCCGTATTCCTTCTTTGTAATGAGTTTGTGCGTTTTCCTCGATTTTCCAGTGCTCGATGTCTCGGTTCTCGTCGAATGGCGTAAGAAGACCGACAGCAACGCCACGGAGGCGCTCCTTGATCTGCTCGGCTACTAATGGCATCACGATAGATCTGGTTGCCAAGTTTAATAAACCTATCGTCCATGAAGAGATGTAGAATAAATTTTACTTCGTTTGAAACCGGGCTGTCGGTATCGCATGCTGTTTTCCTGTATTTACGACGTGAGTAGGATCGAAACTGTCGTTTGACTCAACAGGAAGCCACAACATCGACCTTCAGTTACTTGCTTTCTGCTGATTGCCTTGCCGGATGGATAGTACCGTTATCCAGCCCTGGAAATACTGATGGGACGGTTGCTCGCTATTTCAGTAGTTGCGGTAGATCGTTTTCGTGGTAGTAAAGAAATCGAGTCCGGCGTCGCCCTGTTCTCTATAGGTGTTTGTTGAGGAGTTCTTGAAGCCGCCGAAAGGAACGTGCAGCTCTAGTCCAGTCGTCTTTTCGTTGACCTTGGCGACACCTGCTTCGATACGGTCGACGAACTCGTCGGCTTCGGTCAGGTCCTGGGTAACGATACTCGCTGCGAGCCCATATTCGACGTCATTGGCCAGAGCAAGCGCTTCTTCGAAGTTACTGGCCTTGATGACGGACAACACTGGACCGAAGATTTCCTCTTGAGCGATCTGCATGTCGTTATCCACATCAGAGAAAACTGCTGGGGATACGTAGTAGCCGTTCGCGTACTCGGGATCGGTAAGTCGCTGTCCACCAGTTTCTAGGGTTGCACCCTCGTCCTGGCCGATTTCGACGTATTCGAGCGTGGATTCGAGCTCACTGTTCGAGACGTGGGGTCCCATATCGGGATCGTTGCGTCCTGGACCAATGTCCATACTGTTGGCATACTCAACCATTGCGTTGACGAACTCGTCGTACACCTGTTCGTGAACGATCGCGCGAGAGGCGGCGGTACAGGACTGGCCGGTCGTACCGAACGCTCCAACACCCAGGGTTTCAACAGCCTCGTCGATGTCGGCACTCGGCATGACGACAGTCGGGTTCTTGCCGCCCATCTCACACTGGACGCGCTTGAGACCCTCCGTGGCAGTTCGGGCGACGGTTATCCCAACAGCGGTACTGCCGGTAAACGAGACACCATCGATCATCTCGTGTTCGGTCAGTGGTTTTCCGACGTCGCTCCCAGAGCCAGTTACGACGTTTACAACACCAGCGGGCAAGCCGGCTTCATCAAGACACTCAAC is part of the Halocatena salina genome and encodes:
- a CDS encoding Nramp family divalent metal transporter, producing MSESLSRSEESQQSDSSAKEYREPPQTFVGILKYLGPAFATLAITIGSGELIATTAAGAEVGIVVLWFLIISLFVKIGIQYIIAKYAMIENKTPHQIFDEIPGEIFGHSWSYWFIVIKWFFSDNIQYMGVFFGAAVLLHHLVGQTIPIFFTTLLVLLGVTIPALRDYDFVEDFSTILVLVLVALTLAAAVLSFISPFRLSAGDIAYGLSFTIPDNGYYIIFGTIGITGVGAGEIIGYVLFVNDAGYGKLAGPRDSDGWKDRMQGWLRVLRADVFLNVFLAAIVTVSFFIVGSSILANSGSYPDGPQLAVYLAGAYEQLFGPVGYWILIVGGFFALYSTIFGKLNLLTEVWPDILNQTERWNDLDMRKVSLFIGVVSPIIWLLGGTITGSITGLLFLGGFINTMALFPEIVTAMWILYNDSERDPMFQFSLPAKSLGWISLIATFGMLAAVLVLQIPA
- a CDS encoding universal stress protein translates to METILIVVTGEKPNKKLLADAKRYATGIESQVVLCDIREEGFHQNSIQRHSKVGREAEEIDQYAAETAAAEIAEDAFGDEIPYEVVGVPTESASTVLEIAEEYGCDRVFIDARKRTAVGKAIFGDLAQTIILQFDGPVTVTTES
- a CDS encoding dihydrodipicolinate synthase family protein, with the protein product MPLVAEQIKERLRGVAVGLLTPFDENRDIEHWKIEENAQTHYKEGIRTFLASANISEYHSLSQDERIAVTESSVDALPSDACVLAGVGGSTATAQTLIRAYDQIGVDAMMIMPPDHSYIHERGLLNYYRDLASVTETPLVPYVRGFTPSVKYLADLTRLESVIGIKYALEDPVKLGAGINAGADDVVWIDGLAEPYAVAYWAEGVEGFSAGVSNFRPEIGLELFDALSAENWEQARVLRDICLPYQNLRDETGQNNTIPGAASVPAVKKGLELAGLHGGAVREPIRPLAPEEEAKAEELYRQLDDDINRLIR
- a CDS encoding aldehyde dehydrogenase family protein; this translates as MPTTYGNYINGTWVDSESGETFDVLNPSDTDEVVGRYQDSTTTDAEAAIEAAVAAQDEWATTPGPERGAILKQAGRLLEERKKETTTMLVREEGKTQSEAAGEVQRAIDIFAYYAQKARDLGGVVKSPSSPKKEIYTKREPLGTVGLITPWNYPIAIPAWKLAPALVTGNTVVVKPASAAPNVTRILVECLDEAGLPAGVVNVVTGSGSDVGKPLTEHEMIDGVSFTGSTAVGITVARTATEGLKRVQCEMGGKNPTVVMPSADIDEAVETLGVGAFGTTGQSCTAASRAIVHEQVYDEFVNAMVEYANSMDIGPGRNDPDMGPHVSNSELESTLEYVEIGQDEGATLETGGQRLTDPEYANGYYVSPAVFSDVDNDMQIAQEEIFGPVLSVIKASNFEEALALANDVEYGLAASIVTQDLTEADEFVDRIEAGVAKVNEKTTGLELHVPFGGFKNSSTNTYREQGDAGLDFFTTTKTIYRNY